A genomic stretch from Aedes albopictus strain Foshan chromosome 2, AalbF5, whole genome shotgun sequence includes:
- the LOC109398721 gene encoding m-AAA protease-interacting protein 1, mitochondrial gives MSFYHRALKLNQFSRFLHAAPSNFPSCSTRTTSGILVSRLSGPSGPAGLYQRLALCSTSGGSNGCAFHYGHRRSYSTEAPDEFPPRGRGRTLPKLMDFPEIIWPSIVKSMKNWIMVHFIIRPYFDREFSLPDFVQGAKQALQVVSAALAGGELKTLDGLVDRQTLNDLKHTIGKMSVAQRYDLMVQKEDIYFSFPYQVGVMFDEEDEASQKRFVEITMVFHVLKGLRGMVERGETIPLNVGVMPEYRDKISICNYRFIKEFTKGVDSDWTVNVVSHFKPSDLIDE, from the exons ATGTCGTTTTATCATCGTGCCCTCAAGCTAAATCAATTCTCCCGGTTCCTGCACGCTGCCCCCAGCAACTTCCCATCGTGTTCCACCCGAACAACCTCAGGAATATTGGTTTCCCGACTGTCGGGGCCATCAGGACCAGCTGGTCTTTATCAGCGATTAGCTCTATGCAGCACAAGCGGAGGAAGCAATGGCTGCGCTTTCCATTACGGCCACAGGCGCAGTTACTCGACCGAAGCACCGGATGAGTTTCCACCGCGGGGGCGAGGCCGTACCCTGCCGAAGCTGATGGACTTCCCGGAAATTATCTGGCCATCGATTGTGAAATCGATGAAAAACTGGATCATGGTTCACTTCATCATCCGGCCATACTTCGATCGAGAGTTCAGCCTGCCGGACTTTGTACAGGGTGCTAAACAGGCCCTGCAGGTTGTGTCCGCAGCTCTGGCGGGAGGCGAACTCAAAACCCTGGATGGACTCGTAGATCGGCAGACGCTCAACGATTTGAAGCACACCATCGGAAAGATGTCGGTTGCGCAACGATACGACTTGATGGTACAGAAAGAGGACATCTACTTTTCGTTTCCGTATCAG GTTGGTGTAATGTTTGATGAAGAGGACGAGGCGAGTCAGAAGCGATTCGTTGAAATTACAATGGTGTTCCATGTGCTGAAAGGCTTGAGAGGAATGGTAGAACGAGGCGAAACGATCCCATTGAACGTCGG GGTGATGCCAGAGTACCGTGACAAAATCAGTATCTGCAACTACCGTTTCATCAAAGAGTTCACGAAAGGGGTCGACTCGGACTGGACCGTCAACGTGGTGAGTCACTTCAAGCCCAGTGATTTGATTGACGAATGA